One region of Anthonomus grandis grandis chromosome 22, icAntGran1.3, whole genome shotgun sequence genomic DNA includes:
- the LOC126748406 gene encoding ralA-binding protein 1-like, whose amino-acid sequence MDSDGMEFPGLYGMEKRKCDSEYEDEAKKEMMSKKKDKKDKEKGYAALEGESSDEASSSKGKKLKPFKFKSKDKSKDSKAEAIKVSKKKQKTGTKSGPVVEDIAEALPIFGVALSVACQRAKCHDEINIPLPVRQCINHLEEAGLAFENIYKVPGSKNRVQVLKKLYNSRVSVKLNQHDIPTVSSLLKAFFRELPEPLLTNEFQTRFEEAAAILNYNTRLKHFNSLINSLPQENRDVLTWLVIHLSNIAKNEHVNKMSSNNLAQTLSNSLRMSPKLLHAFIMHRDDFAWGSMQLVKYYPPLEAGEPYPDDLNELKKELAKIDSALTLMHWEMQQGCTSQARQDKMWESQRIQTDLKRKIKKKGTEEEQQTFEMEAKNTCDVQTGINTDKDSGPCEVTEEIQALDSSITIAHIESGPSNSDNMDEETGNNLPINSVKTILPVETPVNPEPVILCSSRNSHEAIFIGEEQLVDNIKRLSITPETMTVSDTTDSEEGLYNGEDQLSDNIVVISVDGSSDSEEETAFSRRSDSFPETSRRQSWTSEDRGVTSFLETKSHIMTLQAKKMLLADLMRNLNVNIAKEQAEVEQYMNTLQGFSPPKLRGKRLPRCFGDLRDLLYRENHVLEIKKVELIRNIMEAREELINLEAELIVKSEQCYH is encoded by the exons ATGGATTCCGATGGGATGGAGTTTCCCGGCCTGTATGGAATGGAGAAACGCAAATGCGATAGTGAAT ATGAAGATGAAGCCAAAAAAGAAATGATGAGTAAGAAAAAAGATAAGAAGGACAAGGAGAAAGGTTATGCAGCTCTTGAGGGAGAAAGCTCCGATGAAGCCAG TTCTTCTAAAGGAAAGAAACTAAAGCCATTTAAATTCAAATCTAAAGATAAAAGTAAAGATTCAAAAGCTGAAGCTATTaaagtttccaaaaaaaagcaaaagacTGGAACCAAGTCAGGACCTGTTGTTGAAGATATTGCAG aaGCTCTACCGATATTTGGAGTAGCCCTTTCAGTGGCTTGCCAAAGAGCAAAATGTCATGATGAAATTAACATACCCTTGCCTGTAAGGCAATGTATCAATCACTTAGAAGAAGCGGGATTggcatttgaaaatatatataaagtaCCAGGGTCTAAAAACCGTGttcaggttttaaaaaagctttacaATAGCAGGGTGTCTGTGAAGCTCAACCAACATGACATTCCGACAGTCTCTAGCCTGCTTAAGGCTTTCTTCAG GGAGCTTCCAGAACCTCTTTTAACAAATGAGTTTCAAACCAGATTTGAGGAAGCTGCCGCAATCTTGAATTATAACACAAGACTAAAGCACTTTAATTCACTAATAAACAGTTTACCCCAAGAGAACAGAGATGTTCTTACCTGGCTTGTTATTCATCTTTCAAATATTGCTAAAAAT gaGCATGTGAATAAAATGTCTAGTAATAATTTGGCCCAAACCCTAAGTAATTCCTTGCGCATGTCACCAAAATTGTTACATGCATTTATTATGCATAGAGATGATTTTGCCTGGGGATCAAtgcaattagtaaaatattatcCTCCACTTGAAGCCGGAGAGCCATACCCTGACGATTTAAATGAACTAAAGAAGGAGCTGGCTAAAATTGATTCAGCACTCACATTGATGCATTGGGAGATGCAACAAGGATGCACTTCTCAGGCGCGACAAGATAAAATGTGGGAATCTCAACGTATTCAAACAGATCTGAAG agaaaaattaagaaaaagggAACAGAAGAGGAACAGCAGACCTTTGAAATGGAAGCAAAAAATACTTGTGATGTCCAAACAGGAATTAACACAGATAAAGATTCGGGTCCTTGTGAAGTCACTGAGGAAATTCAGGCACTAGATTCTTCTATTACAATTGCTCATATa GAGTCAGGTCCGTCAAACAGCGACAATATGGATGAGGAAACAGGAAATAATCTTCCTATAAATTCTGTAAAGACAATTCTTCCAGTGGAAACTCCTGTAAATCCTGAACCGGTGATATTATGTAGCAGTAGAAATTCCCATGAAGCAATATTTATAGGGGAAGAACAACTAGTAGATAATATCAAACGATTAAGTATCACTCCTGAAACTATGACAGTGAGTGATACTACCGATTCCGAAGAGGGATTATATAACGGAGAAGATCAACTGTCTGATAATATTGTCGTAATTTCCGTTGATGGAAGCAGCGATTCAGAAGAAGAAACAGCGTTTTCTCGAAGATCGGATAGCTTTCCCGAGACTTCCCGTCGACAGTCCTGGACGTCCGAAGATCGCGGCGTAACTAGCTTTTTAGAAACTAAATCGCACATTATGACTTTGCAAGCCAAAAAGATGCTGTTAGCCGATTTAATGCGTAATTTAAACGTCAATATAGCAAAAGAACAAGCTGAAGTCGAACAGTACATGAACACGTTACAAGGCTTCTCGCCTCCAAAATTACGAGGGAAACGACTCCCACGCTGCTTTGGAGATCTTAGGGATTTGTTATACAGGGAGAACCACGTGCTTGAAATTAAGAAAGTCGAATTAATTAGGAATATTATGGAGGCGCGGGAGGAATTAATTAATCTCGAAGCTGAACTAATAGTCAAAAGTGAACAGTGTTACCATTAA